The following nucleotide sequence is from Synergistaceae bacterium DZ-S4.
GTGATGATCCTGCTCATTTCCCTCTCCGAAATGCCGAGGGCCGCGCGCGCCTCTTCGATAGAAGGCATAGAGTATCCGGCTGAAAGGACAAACTCCCTGAGTCCGGAGACCCCGGAGAAAAATTTGGCCTCGTCAAAGGGTTCAAAATCTGAAAGCCTGTACCTGTCTCCGTCAAGGACCAGCCATTTGTCCCTGAGAAAGATCTTCAGCAGTTCCCTGAGGAAACGCGGGTCGCCCGCAGAGAGGCATTTTGCTGCCTCCTCAGCCTCCATGCCCTTGCGCTCGGGGTGTTCGGAGTGAAATTTTCTAAGTTCCGACTGAAGCAGCTCTTTAAAACGGCCGACCCTGCCCGAAGAGATGTAAAATGTCTCGCCTGTCTTTATCACATATATCCTGCCCTTTGCATCCAGACTCGATACTGCGCTTTCAAGGGCGTTTTTCTCCATTCCAAGCAGCGAAAGTGCCTCGCCCGTGCTCAATATACCTCTGTAGTCGATAAGGGCTGCAAAACGCTCCCTGTCGCTCTCTGCGGATGAGATCACGTTGAGGAACGAGAGAAGGGATGCCTTTGACGACTTGCTTTTGGGACGCCCGCCCAGCGGGAGGAGCACAATGCCTCCGGCTATCGTCCGCAGGGGGCTGTAGGTCCTGAGTATGAAGCGGGCTCCGCTGCTGACCGTTATCTCTTCTTCAGGGAGCAGCTGGGCCTGCGCATTCTCGCCGGGCAGTATCCTGTCTCTGTCAAGGAGAGATATCCTTGCAACAGTGTCTGTCGTCCCCACATGGAGCCTGAGCCTCTGCCAGTGCTCCACGGGATCGGTAAAGGAGGCAGGCACGCTTACACTGACGTCGATGCATCCCGTCGCAGAGAACATGTTCGGCGCCGCGAGGACGTCCCCTCTGCCTACCTTATCGAGGGATGTTCCTGATATATTTACTGCCACCCTCTGTCCCGCATAGGCCGTTGTGACGTTC
It contains:
- the selB gene encoding selenocysteine-specific translation elongation factor — its product is MIEREYPFVLGTAGHIDHGKTAVVRALSGVDCDRLAEEKKRGMTIELGFAPLDLPSGKTISIIDVPGHEKFIRQMVAGAAGIDAVMLVIAADDGVMPQTREHLEILTLLGVVNGITVINKIDLVDEEMLELAKDDVYSLTAGTFLEGRPIILVSALRGDGIEELLTEIEKMVLSSKQKDRNGAFFMPVDRAFHISGFGTVLTGTAIKGSVSEGDEVEIMPARLPSKVRSIQVHGENVTTAYAGQRVAVNISGTSLDKVGRGDVLAAPNMFSATGCIDVSVSVPASFTDPVEHWQRLRLHVGTTDTVARISLLDRDRILPGENAQAQLLPEEEITVSSGARFILRTYSPLRTIAGGIVLLPLGGRPKSKSSKASLLSFLNVISSAESDRERFAALIDYRGILSTGEALSLLGMEKNALESAVSSLDAKGRIYVIKTGETFYISSGRVGRFKELLQSELRKFHSEHPERKGMEAEEAAKCLSAGDPRFLRELLKIFLRDKWLVLDGDRYRLSDFEPFDEAKFFSGVSGLREFVLSAGYSMPSIEEARAALGISEREMSRIITYLKEKKDLALIGDGYLLLSDIEEDLRKKLAGIGGEITLAGVRDLTDSSRKYILPILEYFDSKGVTRRVGDKRLLLKK